CCTAAGCGACCGCGAACACCTCGCTGGCCGGCCCGCCGAACGCCGAAGAAATCGCCAGGTATGCCCGGCTCGGCCCGGCGCTGGTCGCCGAGATCGGCAAAGTCCTGGTCGGCCAGGAGACGATGGTCACGCGCCTGCTGACCGGTCTTCTTGCCGGAGGTCACGTCCTGCTCGAAGGAATGCCGGGCCTGGCCAAGACGCTGGTGGTGCGCTGCCTGGCCGGCGCGATCGACACCGGCTTCTCTCGCATCCAGTTCACACCCGACATGCTGCCGGCCGACGTCATCGGCACCGAGATCTTCAATCCGAGAGAAGGCAGCTATTCGATCAAGAAGGGCCCGATCTTCTCGAACCTCGTGCTGGCCGACGAGATCAACCGCGCACCGGCCAAGGTGCAGGCGGCGCTTCTCGAAGCGATGCAGGAGAGGCAGGGCACCATCGGCGGGCATACCTACCGCATGGACGAGCCGTTCCTGGTGCTGGCCACCCAGAACCCGATCGAGCAGTAAGGCACCTACCCGCTGCCCGAAGCGCAGGTGGACCGTTTCATGATGAAGGTGCGCGTCGGCTATCCGTCGCGCGACGAGGAGAGAAAAATCCTCGACCGCATCGGAGTGGCTGCCGCCGAGCCTCACGTCAGCCGCGTCGCGACGCCCGCCGACATCGCGGGTGCGCAGGCAGCCGTCGGACAGGTCTTCGTCGATGACAAGGTGCGTGATTACATCGTCGACCTGGTGCGCGCCACGCGCGATCCCAAGGGAGCCGGCGCTCCGGACCTGACGGGAATGATCGAATACGGCGCGAGCCCGCGCGCCTCGCTGTGGCTGCTGCGCGGCGCAAGGGCGCACGCATTCCTGCAGGGGCGCACGTACGTGACCCCCCACGACGTCAAGTCGCTCGCACCCGACGTGCTGCGCCACCGCATCAGCCTCACGTACGAAGCCGAAGCCGAGGGACGCAGCACCGACCAGGTGATCGGCCGCATCCTCGACACGGTGCTGGTGCCGTGAACGACGCCTGCTGAACGACGCGCGATGATCCTTCGTCCTTTCTCTTCGATGGCGTGATGGACGCTTCCGAGATCATTCGCCGGGTGCGCGAGATCCAGGTGCGCACCGGACGGCACGTCGCCGACGTGCTGGCCGGCGAGTACGTCTCCGTGTTCAAGGGCGGGGGTGTCGAGTTCGAGGAAGTGCGCCCGTACGTGCCGGGCGACGACGTGCGCTCGATCGACTGGAACGTGACGGCGCGCACCGGCGAGCCGTTCGTCAAGCGCTACGTGGAAGAGAGGCAGCTCACGCTGCTGCTCATGGCGGACGTCTCGGCCTCCCAGGATTTCGGCTCGACGACGCGCTCCAAGCGCGAAGCGGCGGCCGAGCTTTGCGCGTTGCTCGCGTTCTCGGCGATCCGCAACGACGACAAGGTCGGCCTGGTGCTGTTCCACGGCGGCGTCGAGCAGTACATTCCGCCGCGCAAGGGCCAGAAACACGCGCTGCGCGTCGTGCGCGAAGTGCTCGCGCACGGCGAGGTCGACGACGGCCACGACCGCGCCACCGGTTCCCGTCTCGCCATTGCAGTGCCACCGCGCAAGGAGCCGGGCGGCAACGAAGTGCCGCAGGCCTCGAGCTCCCGCATGGCCAGCGGCCTGGTCGAAGCCGCCGAGCGTCGCGCCGCTTCGGGCGGCGCCCTGTCGCGACTGCGCTCGGTCGTGCGAAGGCTCGCCCCCGCGCGGCGCACGATGCGTACTGCCCGGGAAGCGACCGACATCGATCGCGCGATGCGCTTTGCGATGTCGGTGACGCGGCGCCGGGCCGTCTGCTTCGTCGTCAGCGATTTTCTCGACGAAGGTTTCGAGCACGCGCTGATGACGGCCAACCAGAAGCACGACGTCATCGCGGTGCTCGTGACCGACCGGCGCGAGCTCGAAACGGCCGACGCCGGCCTGGTCGCGATGCGCGAGGCCGAAACCGGCCGAACCGTGCTCTGCGACACCGGTTCTGCCGCGTTTCGCCAGTACGCCAACGAGACGGCGCAGGACCGCGTTACCTCTCTCGAAAAAAGGCTGCGGCGAAGCGGCATCGATTTCATCCACATCGACGCGGCCGGCTCCATCGTCGAGCCGATCGTGCGGTTCTTCCGCATGCGCGAACGCAGGAAGATGCGGTGATGCGCGTGCGCCGGCAGTGGATCCCCGCGGCAGTGGTCGCGCTGCTGCTCGGCTGGACGTCTTGCGCTCTTGCGGCCGACGTCGTCGATACCAGCAAGCCGGATGCGGGGGCCGCCGCCGACGCCATCAAGCCGAACTTCATCGAGAAAACGACCGAGTCCGGGCCCGTCAAGGCACGGGTGCGCCTGGAGCCGGTGGCGCCCGTGATCGGCGACACCGTGACCCTCACCGTCGAAGTGACGGCCGCCGACGGCATCGCGCTGGAAATGCCCGAGTTCGGGCAATCGCTCGACCGCTTCTCGGTGCGCGAGTTCGTGCCGAAGCAGACAGTCGATGCCAGCGGCAACCAGGTCTCGACCCAGCGCTACGTGCTCGAACCTCCGCTTTCGGGACCTCAGTCCATCCCGCCGCTCCTGATCGAGTTCGTCGACCACCGGCCCGGCCAGCGGGCTGCGCCCGACGGCGAACAGTCGTACGAGCTCATCACCGAGCGCATCCCCTTCGAAGTTTCCTCCGTCGTGCCCGCCGGCGCAGG
Above is a genomic segment from Candidatus Binatia bacterium containing:
- a CDS encoding DUF58 domain-containing protein, translating into MDASEIIRRVREIQVRTGRHVADVLAGEYVSVFKGGGVEFEEVRPYVPGDDVRSIDWNVTARTGEPFVKRYVEERQLTLLLMADVSASQDFGSTTRSKREAAAELCALLAFSAIRNDDKVGLVLFHGGVEQYIPPRKGQKHALRVVREVLAHGEVDDGHDRATGSRLAIAVPPRKEPGGNEVPQASSSRMASGLVEAAERRAASGGALSRLRSVVRRLAPARRTMRTAREATDIDRAMRFAMSVTRRRAVCFVVSDFLDEGFEHALMTANQKHDVIAVLVTDRRELETADAGLVAMREAETGRTVLCDTGSAAFRQYANETAQDRVTSLEKRLRRSGIDFIHIDAAGSIVEPIVRFFRMRERRKMR